The Paenibacillus swuensis genome contains the following window.
AAGGTAACATGAACGGATTTGAGCCCGTGGCAACAATCAGCTTATCGTACGCGACCGTAAGACCGCTGTCTGTAGTGACGTTTTGACCTGCAGTGTCTACGGATGTTACCGTTTCGTTACTATATAAATGAATACCGTTTGCTTCATACCACTCCATCGGATGAATCACGATATCCTCTACCTTCGAGTCCCCAGCCAATACATAGGAAAGTAAAATCCGATTGTAGTTTGGATGAGGCTCACTGCCAAATACCGTGATATCGTACTTATGCGGAGCCAACTTAATAATATGTTCAATCGTATTCATGCCCGCCATTCCGTTACCGATTAACACTAACTTTTCTCTGGATTCACCCATGTGTTATTCCTCCTCAGGTTAATTAACTAAGCATGATTATTGAAGCTAAGCTTGGATTTGCGGCTCTTCCACCCGAAGCGCAGATACTTTACCGCCTTCGCCGATCCAAGTGCGTTTCCATTCCTTTTGCACAATCAAAATGACGAAGATACACAACAACGCAATCCCGCTCAATATGAGAAAGCCCGGCGTGAACGATCCTGTGGAAAGCTTCAGATTACCGAGAATTTTCGGAAGGAAAAACCCGCCTAGTCCCCCTGCCGCTCCCACAATACCTGTTACAATGCCGATTTCTTGTTGGAATCGTTGAGGAACAAGCTGGAATACCGATCCGTTCCCCATTCCGAGACCCATCATACCGATGAACAACAAGGTCGTTGTAATCCCTATGCTTGGCAATGTGGAGACACCCAGTAACATGAGCGAGATTACACCGTACAGCACCATCAGCATCCGAATGCCTCCGAGACGATCTGCCAGATACCCGCCTACCGGACGGAAGAAGGAACCCGCCAACACACATAATGTTGTAAAGTCGGCAGCTCTGATCGGATCCAGATTGTATTGCGTGTTAAAGAATATGGTTAGGTAATTGGACATGCCCACAAATCCCCCGAAGGTGACGGCATACAGCAGGCAGAACAACCACGAATCTTTTTGTTTCAAAACGTTGCCGTAATCCCTTAATTTCTTCGGAGCCGGCTGATTCGGACTGTCTTTAGCCAACAGGGAGAACACAATGAATGTAATAACAATCGGTATCAGCGCAATGCCGAATACAATGTGCCAATCCCCGTAGTGCTGTGCAATCCGATTAGCGAACAAGGTCGTGATAATCGTTCCGCTGTTCCCTGCCCCGGCAATTCCCATCGCTAAACCTTGATGTTCCGGCGGATACCAGCGACTTGCTAACGGCAAGGCGGCCGCAAAGCTTGCTCCGGCAACACCTAACATTAAAGCCACCATGTATACATTCGATAAACTGTCCGCGAATTGCCATCCGATGACCAGCGGGATTACGGTAAGCCCCAATCCTAACTGTCCTGTCCGCTTAGGCCCGATATAATCCGTTAAATATCCCAAAACCAGCCTTAAGATAGATCCCCCCAAGATCGGCAGGGCAACCAAATTTGCTTTCTGGGCGGCGTCCAAGCCGTATTCTTGCGCAATAATGACAGCCAGCGGTCCAAGTAATACCCATACCATGAAACTAATGTCAAAATACAGAAATGCACTGAATAAAGACCCCTTATGCCCGCTTTGCAAAAAGCTTTTCTTCTCCATCCCCATCGCGCTCCTTTTCATATCTCTCTGATTAATAACAAAAGCCGCCAAACCGAAGAGGAGATGTGGCTCCCACTTGCGGTTAGCGGCTTCATTGCCGTTCTTCTGCGATTACTTCATTGTGACCGCAGAAGGATATGAATACAGAAATAGCCTATCCTCGTCATTAAGGATAGGCGCCGTTGCCTAAAAAATGTAATCCGTGGCACTTCGCTGTGCCGTTCACGTCAGTGTGATAAGGTAATTATATGTCGATGCATTTCAGATGTCAACAAACTTAACGTGAAAAATTCAAATAATTTATTTAATGGAAATTGTCGACAAAGAAATGGCCATATGCTATATTTTGTGATATCAAACCTGACATGTATAATTTTCTCGCAATAAAGTTTATGGGGGTATGAAGATGCTGCAAACGTTTATCCTCATTGATGATTTCTCAGCAGAACGTAAGAAAGCCGTAACCAATACCCAGACGGTCCCTCCAACTTCCGCCGACGTTTCAGGAAGGCATATGCTTCCCGAACCGAAGTTAAAGCATCTTGGATTTCGATTGCATCCGCATAAACACGATTCCCCCGCTGAAGGGAATGTGCATCTGGCAGATGCGGTAATCTTGGCCGTGCTTCCCGAAGAGATCGCTTCTTGGCGCAGCCGTTTGACCGCAATCAAGCCGCTCCCGCTCATATGGTGGTGTGATGAATTTACCTTTCCAGGCAGTAACTGTACGTTAGATATGGAGATTGACGGAATGCTCAGTCCGGGCATGAACGCATCCGAAATTCATTGCACCATGCTTCTTTCCTTTAATAGGCATATTCAACGAAGAGACTGGCACATGGAGCGCGAGCAGCTGCTCTCCCGGCTGGAAGAGCGCAAATGGGTGGAGCAAGCCAAACGGATCTTATGCGAGATCAAGGGAATTACCGAGGCTGACGCTTATGACTTTTTACGTAAACAGGCCATGAATGAACGGAAGAGGATTGTTGACGTATCCACCTCCATTGTTAAAGTTTATCAATTACTTCAGGATCAGAACAAAGGAGGACGAACACGATGATTACTCTGCTTAAGGAAGTTGGACGCGGAAAGCGCGGCGCCCGGGACCTAACCTATGAAGAAGCGAGGAAAGCAGCCCGTCTGATTCTGAGCGGCGAGGCCACTCCCGTGCAGATCGGCGCCTTTCTCGTTGCGGAACGCATTAAGATGGAATCCATTGAAGAGATTCAGGCGTTTGTTCATACCTGCAAAGAACAAAGTCAACGATACCCGATGCCAGGGGGACTGGATTGTTCCGGTCCATATGACGGCCGGACACGCACTTTCATTGCCACGATCCCGACCGCCTTTGTGCTGTCGGCCTGCGGCTTACCTGTAACGCTTCACGGAAGCAAGTCCTTGCCGCCAAAGTGGGGCATTACCCTAAGCGATGTTTTCTCCGCATTAGGGGTACCCGCAGGTGAACTGCCCTCGGAGGCTTTGACTGCCGCGGCGGAACAGACATCCCTTCTCTTCGTACCGGCTGAACGCTGGTGCCCGGCATTGGCCCAAATGAGACCTTACAGGGAACAACTGGGGCTTCGTACCGTTTTCAATTCCGCCGAGAAGCTGTTGCGATATTCCGAAGCGGATTACATGGTTACGGGTGTATTTCACGGAACGGTATTCGAGAAAATGGCGAAACTCGTTGGAGACCTCGGTGTTAAGCGTGGATTGATTGTCCAAGGAATGGAAGGCTCCGAGGATTTAACGGTTGATAAGCGCACTAGAACCTACACTGTAAACGACGGCCATTGCGAGTTATTCGTTA
Protein-coding sequences here:
- a CDS encoding nitrate/nitrite transporter; translation: MEKKSFLQSGHKGSLFSAFLYFDISFMVWVLLGPLAVIIAQEYGLDAAQKANLVALPILGGSILRLVLGYLTDYIGPKRTGQLGLGLTVIPLVIGWQFADSLSNVYMVALMLGVAGASFAAALPLASRWYPPEHQGLAMGIAGAGNSGTIITTLFANRIAQHYGDWHIVFGIALIPIVITFIVFSLLAKDSPNQPAPKKLRDYGNVLKQKDSWLFCLLYAVTFGGFVGMSNYLTIFFNTQYNLDPIRAADFTTLCVLAGSFFRPVGGYLADRLGGIRMLMVLYGVISLMLLGVSTLPSIGITTTLLFIGMMGLGMGNGSVFQLVPQRFQQEIGIVTGIVGAAGGLGGFFLPKILGNLKLSTGSFTPGFLILSGIALLCIFVILIVQKEWKRTWIGEGGKVSALRVEEPQIQA
- a CDS encoding ANTAR domain-containing response regulator, producing the protein MLQTFILIDDFSAERKKAVTNTQTVPPTSADVSGRHMLPEPKLKHLGFRLHPHKHDSPAEGNVHLADAVILAVLPEEIASWRSRLTAIKPLPLIWWCDEFTFPGSNCTLDMEIDGMLSPGMNASEIHCTMLLSFNRHIQRRDWHMEREQLLSRLEERKWVEQAKRILCEIKGITEADAYDFLRKQAMNERKRIVDVSTSIVKVYQLLQDQNKGGRTR
- a CDS encoding anthranilate phosphoribosyltransferase, producing MITLLKEVGRGKRGARDLTYEEARKAARLILSGEATPVQIGAFLVAERIKMESIEEIQAFVHTCKEQSQRYPMPGGLDCSGPYDGRTRTFIATIPTAFVLSACGLPVTLHGSKSLPPKWGITLSDVFSALGVPAGELPSEALTAAAEQTSLLFVPAERWCPALAQMRPYREQLGLRTVFNSAEKLLRYSEADYMVTGVFHGTVFEKMAKLVGDLGVKRGLIVQGMEGSEDLTVDKRTRTYTVNDGHCELFVIDPEVYELQTELPEVPEGYWDAQQQAATCMSVLHGNAELAYVNMVLLNSAVRLWIAEKAESIEQGVYIAKGALESGDALRQFEAWQHGVMKYS